Genomic window (Sebastes umbrosus isolate fSebUmb1 chromosome 21, fSebUmb1.pri, whole genome shotgun sequence):
GAGTCACTATTGCCATGCGTTTTTACGCACGTCTGGGTGCGTATAGCCTATACCTATCATCAAGccactttcactttcagcaATGAGCACATCGCGGTGGATTATTGTCAGTAAATTGCTGTGATAGCCTACTTGACTACTGATTTAAGATTCAATATTGCGTAAAAAAAACCCCAGCTCACATGACAAAAAATCGGGATATTCTTTATAAGGAACAACTAgggttttgctttttttccatgTATGGACGGACATTGACCTGGACTATAGGATGTGGCCTGGTTGTTGGTGGAAATACTCGGCATCAGTATATTCAATGTTCCTGAAATCATACTTCTAATAATCAAAAAACAGGATtaaaacaataatgataaatcAAGACAAGCAGGATAGTTAATCTGACATCTGTGCAACTGAACTAAagccatttttgttttattataaataactttgttttgaatATAATGAAagccaaaatagaaaaaaaaaaaaaaataaaggttatGAAAGTTTATTCTCTAATCTTCCTTTGGGGATATTACATTGGAGGGAAAAGAAATCGCCACAGATTATAGTGTTAGGTAAAAATCTTCTAGTTTACATCACCTCTGAGTGTAATGTATGTATTGACTCCTCATTCTGACAggccaaaatagaaaaaatagattaaaaaaaacacaaagggtATGAAATCTTATTCTCTAATCTTCCTTTGGGGATATAAcattgaagggaaaaaaaaaaaacgccacaGATTAAAGTGTTAGGTAAAAATCTTCTAGGTTATATCACATCTGAGTGTAATGTATGGACTCCTCATTCTGACAggccaaaatagaaaaaattgaaaaaaaaaacataaaggatATGAAAGCTTATTATCTAATCTTCCTTTTGGACATTGGAGGGAAACAAATTGCCACAGATTATAGTGTTAGGTAAAAAATCTTCTAGGTGACATCACCTCTGAGTGTGTAATGTATGTATGGACTCCTCATTCTGACAggccaaaatagaaaaaatagaaaaaatggaaaaaaaaaacaaaaaaacatgaaggtTATGAAAGCTTATTCTCTAATCTTCCTTTTGGACATTGGAGGGGAAAAAAGTCGACACAGATTATAGTGTTAGGTAAAAAATCCTCTAGGTGACATCACCTCTGAGTGTGTAATGTATGTATGGACTCCTCATTCTGACAggccaaaatagaaaaaatagaaaaaaatagaaaaaaacaaaacataaagggTATGAAAGCTTATTCTCTAATCTTCCTTTAGGATATTACATTAGAGGGGGAAAAATTGCCACAGATTATAGTGTTAGGTAAAAATCTTCTATATTACATCACCTCTGAGTGTAATGTATGTATGGACTCCTCATTCTGACAggccaaaatagaaaaaatacagaaacataAAGGATATGAAAGTTTATTCTCTAATCTTCCTTTGGGGATATTACATTGGAGGGAAAACAAAAATCTCCACAGATTATAGTGTTAAGTAAAAATCTTCTAGGTTACATCACCACCTCTGAGTGTGTAATATATGTATGGACTCCTCATTCACATGACAGGCGCTCAATCCTATTGGGTCCAGCACTGATGGGAGGACTGAATAAATAGCGCGAGAGAGATGCGGGTGAGGATGAGAtgagtggagcagcagcagcagcagcagcagaggaagtgGGAGGCACACACAGTTTCGTGGCTCATAACTCACCGCAACTGGACTCTGACTTAGTAGCTCTCTTTTTTCACTCACAACTTGTGCTCCTTTTTCCACCACTTTTGTGTGCATGAGCGTTGTTAGCTACCTGCACTGTGGTCCAAGTTTACTACCTATCTGCTGCACAAACAAGAAGGGAAACATATATCCCtgcgcttcttcttcttcttcttcttcttcttcctccgcTGCTTATTTTCAATTTCCGTCAAGATGATGATAATTATCGCCGAGTTCTTCGTGGTCATTCTGAAGGTGCTCTGGGCGATGATGACCGCCGGTGCTAAGTGGGTCGTGCGTCCGAAGGAGAAGAGCGTGGCCGGACAGGTGTGTGTAATCACCGGCGCTGGAAGCGGCCTCGGGCGGCTCTTCGCCAAGGAGTTCGCCCGGAGACGAGCGATACTGGTGCTGTGGGACATAAACAGCCAAAGCAACGAGGAAACGGCGGAGATGGTGCGGCAGATATATCATGAGCTGGACACTCCCATCACTAAAGACGGTAAAGTctgctttcttcttttttttttagcagcaaGTTATAGGAtgtcatctgttttttttatgcattctTGTTTTGCTTGTGCAGTGGCAAAGTCTCAGTATTATCATTGCAATGCATACACTGAAATGTTTCACATTATGTGCTTGGCAGACATCTTTTGCACACAATCTCAGATTTTTACACACAAGTCTGACTTCTAAATACTGATATATACTGATTTATTTTCCAAAAGTGTGCAACATTTAgctgaaaaatgacaaattgtATTTCAAGGAAGGATGAATACACTGAAATGTTTCACATGTTGCACCCAATCTCAGATTTTTACACAAGTCTGACTTCTAAATACTGATTATTTTCCAAAAAGTGTGCAACATTTAGCTGAAACGTTAACATACATCCCTAATCCCTGAATATTTCATTCATATGCACACTACTAACAAATCACCAGTATTTTAagtctttaaatctaatttctcTTAATAATTCAGCTTTATTAGCTACAATAACTGCCTGAACTCAGCCTGCTGAACTAACTTTTATCATTGATCACTTTTATCATCTCTTTCCCCCCCCTTGCAGGACCTGTTGGAGGTGTAGAGGAGGTCCCTCCTTTCCAGCCGCAGGTCTACACCTATGTGTGTGACGTGGGAAAGCGGGAGAGTGTGTATTCTACAGCCGAGAAGGTGCGTCGAGAGGTGGGAGAGGTGGACATACTGATCAACAACGCCGGCGTCGTCTCTGGCCATCACCTTCTGGAGTGTCCCGATGAGCTGATCGAGCGCACCATGGTGGTCAACTGCCACGCACACTTCTGGGTGAGTTGATGCACATGCCGACTTAGCTGAAAAGAGTACACTTGGATATTAGGATTTGCAGTTTGATATATCTGCCTCAGTTTCCATGAGCTCAGTGTTATCAAATGTGTTTAAAGTGATGCCAGGTCCACAGGAATGTTTCCAGTCTGTCTTTTTCTATTCATAATCTCATCCTTCTGTGTTGCCAAACTCAAGAATTAAAGGTGTGTGTCCTCCAGTATGACCATAAATAGTTGCCTTTGCATGTTCAAATTTCAGCTCCGCTTAGTTTCATTCTGACAAATGAAAGTCACGTGTTTGGCTTCTTAAGTCTTGCCTTCGCTGCTCTTCGGCAGCCCCTTCAGTCGGGGATGATCCCCGTGGTATGtcagctcttcctcctcctcctctcctctgccgcGCAGATCTGCACAAATTTGACTTGCGTGATGGAAGCAGGGGTTTCTGTACGCGGAGCTGGATCTGTGCCGGATCAGCTCACCACATTTCGTTGGCAGGCAGTGATTTGTTGTGTATCCGATTTTACTCTGGCTCTGTTCCTCGGGGGCCTTTTTCAGTGTGAATACTTATCTGAAAGGCTCCGCGGACTTGATGGAGTGAATATGCTGCACTTTAGATAAGCATAAGCTGCAGCGTTGGACAGGCCAGGTGCTATCatggctttttgtgtgtgtttagggtGAGTGTGGAAAGACGATGGTTGCAGCCCGACAATTAGAAATCCATTGAGAAGAGCAACCTCACTGATGGGAATGACAGTTTAGCATTTAAACCCCTTTCCTCTAATCCAAAATGAATTAGTGATTGTGCACAAATTGACGTAAAGGCCTGCTGTGATGTAAATTGCAAGGATTGAGAATGTGTCCTTTTGCCAGGTGGCATAGCTCTGAATTGACCATTTCATCTTTTAATTGTATTTACATTGAGCAGTGTGTCTAGTGAAGCGGATGATGCTCATTTTGAGACTTTGGCCGCAGGCTCCTCTTTTTAACAGGGGACTGCATTCTCAATGATACCATGAAACCACAGTGATTTGAAGCTCCCTAATTGAGCATGAAAATCTCTTGTGTTGTCAGTCAGACAGGTTGTgtgtttcctcctttttttaatGGACGCTCCATTCAACTATTCATGTGCCTCTCCGCTGGCCATCTCCACATTCTTTTACATCCAGGATTTAGAGTCGGGATCCAGTGGGTTGGGTGGCAGATTTGGGATTTTTTAATAGGggttctgtgtttgtgttctcccatctgtgtttgtgttctccCATATTCTGTGGAGAGCGTGGTTTCTTTAGGAGGTGGGGGGTGGCAGATGAAAGAGGGACTTAATGAATGGCGACAGCCAGAATGGAGGATGTGGTTCATTAAAGACACAAGCTCGATGAATAGAGCTTAGACTAACAGGGACCTGTCCACTTTCCTCTCTTACACAAACACGGTACAGTTACTCAATGCGTTCAGGTGGCACATTACACAAAccttttgatttttgtttttttcctttctgaacaACAGGCTTTTAAAATGGCTTAATTGTGGTTTATGACTCAACTAATACCCCTCAGTTTAGGGCTTAGTCATACAAAGTTTGAAGTGGATTTTAAACCTTGTTTATTTAGGTTCATGctttcaatgtgtttttatagaaAAGGGATATGACAAAAGAGGAGTTTGTCTATTCTGAAGGCAAAGATTGAGATTAAATCAAACAGCCACTCGGCGTGCTCCGCCTtgtcatttcttatttttgaaATACTTCAGCAGTTAACATAGTTAGTCTGCATTCTTCTTGAGGGGTGTTCATCTTATTCAGCTTGTCGAGCGTCACTATTTGGCAAAACATCTTAATGAGTTTGGCCACTCGGGGAGACACAAGAGAAGCTATGTCAACCCCCAAAACTTCTCAGCCTCCCTCCGTTTATCCCAGCCCGTTATTGAAATTTCCCACCCAGTTTCTCAAGAAGCAACATGCAGCAACAGCAGGTTCAAAGCTTTTCCCCTACATCTAAAATACACCCAAAGGCCGGAGTTCATATGAAGAAAGAGAGGATATTTGTGTAAGTTCACATTTGTTGCGTCAGTGTACTGGGATGGAGACATGAGCAGGAAAAGGATGGTAATTGCGGTGTGTTTGTCTGCGGAGCAGCCAGCCCAGACCCCACACTTCTTCTGTCCTCCCCCCACAGGCCCCTCTGACTCCTCCCAACCTGATCTGGAGGCAGTGGGTGCAGCTGCATGGCATTCAGCTCAGACGGAGGCCAGCGCGGTTCATCCGGctgtgccacacacacacacaaacggctATGATTCAGTCTCTTGTTCCTTTTAGCTTTTTATGAAGCAGGGGGTCataacatttaatttgtttgatGATGCTCTGATTACTCCAGCTGGATGTTTGAGCCTCAGTTTTTAGTCATGGCAGGATAGGGGAGGTGCAGTCATCTCAGTAAGTGTCATCAGAGTTTGTGTTTGAGGATTAGTGTGTGTCTAGTGGAATGACATGAAAGGAAATCATCCTCCGCATCTTGAGCTGGTTATCCAACAGGTGGCTCACGAACAATAAGCAGCCATTCCCCTCATGTGGAAATCCTACCGCTCTCGTGCAATTACATGAAAGCGCCGAGCGCTCGACAGTGACATGGCGGGAAAAGAGCaggggaaaagaaaagaggaaggaaggcAGTGCCTTCCCATCCACAGGCGAGGCGAGAGGGTAATGGTAAGCTGCTGCTGACCCACTTTATCTGACAATTGGTTTCTTGTCTGTGGATCAGCTTGACAAGATGCCAGGCGACAGGAGCCAAGTTCTGCAGGCCGCATTCCTGCTGTAGTCAGAGAAAGGAGGCAGCCAGGCAGAAGGGTCCTACTTGACTGGTTTTATATGGGCCCCTCCTCCGGCCTGGTGCACCTGTACCGCTCACTGTAGCTATCCACGGCTGCTCCCATGTTGGGTCTCTCCCTGAGCGTGTACCTGTTCACATCTCAAGGGATGGGATTAGACGGGTAAAGAAAAGTCAACATCCATTTGAACATGAAAATTGATCAAAAAGTTGGCATTTAAGGACCAATATGTCATCTTGTGAAATACGACTAATTGATTTTTATCATACTGAACTTCTATTACTACATTTATACATAGGTTTTATAGCTACAGAGTGATTCGTTATAGAACATTTCTTTAGAAAAAATTGTTAAAAGCTGAGAAAACTGGAAATTGTATGTGAAAATTGAGTctttaaataatgaaacagaCCTTGGCTAGAACAAGTTCTTCAGGTAAAACATTCACAGGTGTGATTTAGAGAGTCTACAACGTGACCAAATGTACAGAAGCTCATTGTGAACCAATTGCGTCAATTCAGTTTTAGGATTCTTGGTGTTTGCAGTGCACTAACACTACTTCCTCCCTGGCCTATCGATGTGGTTGCTTTCTAAGTAAATTGGATTCCAGTGGTACTGTACGACCAACAGGGGGTTTGAGGGTTAGTCAACTGTAGCAGAGGCTTATTGACCAGCATGGCCACCACAACATGACCAATCTGCATCCATCATCCCTGATGACCTGTAAACCCAACCCACTCAAATTCCATGATCTGTTGTAGGATCAGACGAGCACAGGCGGTTCTCTCCCTCGTCCAGGGAGAAGTCAGCCCAATTAAATGGCCATCTGGTCCTACGCAAAGGCCAATATTTTGTTCATATTCCTGTTGGTCAGGCGCTAGCACTAATACAGCCTGACACCCCAGCTGCAAGAAGCTTTGTGTGGCTTAAATGCTCCTGGGGGCACGCACCAATTAGGGGGTGCGAGCGGGCAAGGCACCCCCACATAGGCCAAGGAGGCCCGGCTGTGTCAGCGGGTAATTTAGCGGAACAAGGGAGCGTTGAGACCCAATTACGGCGGCTCTGATGTAAGACACGAGCCCCTGGTTGCCTTCACACATTTTGTGTCTGAGAGGTCAGCGGGGGTCATACCCACATGCCAGAGCTGCCATGAGAAGCGGGACATCACGGgtgggtgggagagagagacggggacgTTCGGTTCACGTTCAGCCCCGTCCTCCAGCTGAGGGGAACCAGCCTTTTTTCCCTCCATCAGCTCCAGTTATTTTCAGCAACACTCAGCAAAAATTGTCCAGTTGTGTATCTGAGTGTTGGCTTTAGCCGTAGAGTATCGTGCCAGATCAAGTCATTCCCTGCTCTCTGAAAGGTTGCTGTGGGAGTGGGAAACTTTGGCTCAAGTCAGGTACGGGCATATCTTAAGTTAATGCTTCATTTGCACGCAACGCTCTACCTCATCCACTGCCATTCTGGCTCGCAGAGGCCTTCCTCAGCTTTTGCCCAGGCCTCGTGTTCTCTCGCCCCCCTCTCTTTGGGGCCCCATCATTTGATGAGTTGAATATTGCAGCAACTTAGAAAATTTATGTCCTGAAAAAGTGCAGATGTTTGGAGCCGAGTCAGATCAGTTATACTGTAGCTTTGctgtagaataaaaaaaactccaaaacgGTGAAGTCATCTTCCTTTACCCCCGGCTTTCTCTGCGTAGAGCTGACTGATTCCttccgttttttttatttatcacacAAAACGAGCACAAAGATGTTGAAATACAGATGTAAAGCCGAGCAGAGATTACACTAGAAGTCAGTAGGTCCGATGCAGTTAATCTCTGGTTGCAGTTTTAATGAGGCTTTTCCTCCCCTGCCAGTGGTTTCATGGCTGTACTACCTGGTACCAtgcgctctctctctggctccGTGCTCCCCTCCAGCACATGTTTACAAAGGAGGCTGAATCATTTCTCTGGCCAGGCTTACATACTGTAACCAACCAATGAAACTGTTACCTTTCATTTATACGACCACAGAATTATTGGAAGCTAGGAATGAATCTGTCAGACGTAATAACAAACGCTCACCCCAATTAATGTCTCAAAATTGCTTGCATAAAAACCCCCAAGCGGTactacatttttctttttacattacatGCTGTAGCCAGCGTGTTATTGTGATAAAAAGGtgtcctctgtgtttttttatttgcaacctcagtgacattttaaaaggagGGTGTTGTAGGCTACATTGTTCTTCACTATGGCAGCGCACATCTCCCTTGAATAGATCTAGCAGCGCTACCAACAAAAGGCCTGCTGGTTGTTTGTAGACCTCCCAGTGGGAGAGTGATTGGTCAGTTCCTGTCATTGCCGTCACATGTCACACCTGCTGATTGGCTCATGCTGTGTCCAGAGTCAGCAGACGGGCAGAATGAGGAATGGATCCATCGGTTAATCAAGCGCTAACTCGCTCTGAATCTCCTCCGCAGGGGGGTTTGGTTGCTCTCTTCTCACCACCTCACTAACTCTCGTTGGTCTCGGGCGGTGaaaccactctctctctctcacgtgGCACTCCGGTGAAACTCTTTCATCTCGGGGAGCTCATCTCGCCGCCGATTGTTCCGGCTGCTCGGGCAGGGCGCAAGGCTGTGCCGGGTAGACGAGAGGCTGAATTGTATTGTTGTTGAGTGAACGGAGGCCTATGATTGGTGTTGTCACCAAGTCTTTAGAGCCGGGCCCAACGACGGGCACCAGATCTGTGTGGGAAAAGAACAGATTGTACTGcaacgcgcgcgcacacacacacacacacacacacacacacacaccacgtaCCTGTTTGTTCAGTAAAAAGGGGGAAAACCCTcatcctttttctctcttcaacATCTAATTCACACCTAccacaaaggaaaaaaaacttttatacTTCCAAATGCTGCACCTCCAGTGCTCAGTctgaatctgtttttttttttttttttgtgcgtgtTATGAATTCTCATTCAGACGCCTCTCTCTGCATCACCATGGAGAAGAGGGGGAAACAGATGGAGAGGGGGAATACAGAGAGGATCAAAGGGCTTTGGCACAGACAAACTGCACAAGTGAACTAAccttcctcttttttcttcttctttgcccTTCTGTCTCTTCTGTCCTTCCCCTCCAGACCACCAAGGCGTTTCTCCCCAAGATGCTGGAGCTGAATCATGGCCACATTGTGACGGTTGCCAGCTCCCTGGGTTTATTCAGCACAGCTGGAGTGGAGGTTAGTATcatacacaacaacacatacaCATCCCATCGTTCCCACCATACAAAACCAGCGCTTTTTCTCCAGAGCCCTCAGCGTGCCAGCTAGCACACTGCGGCGGGGGAGGTTAGGCCCCCTTTCTCTAGTTGTCCCTCCACCCGTTAAATTAAGGGACACACATGAGCATTGGGGAGCCTCTTATAGATTCCTCTATCTGCAGCAGTGGGGGTGTGGGGCCCCTATTGGGCTCTGGCCCCGGGGCCAGAATGAGCTGACAGCTCCCCAAGGGACAGAGACATCTTCATCACTGCTTTGTGAACAACTTGGTGCTCGCTCAGTATTCAGCTCACAGCAGCTTTTCAATGGATAAGGTTTTTCCTTCCTatagtttttttcttctcccccaGCACAgattctttttgttattttaatgcatattaaaatattaagtGGAGCCATTTATCTCCATAACCACAGAGGGAGTAAATTGGTAGCCCTCCTAGaaggttttattttgatatttcagAGAACAGAGTTCTCATTTATCCCGCTGGCTGAGAACGGTGTCATTTTCAGATGGTCTACGGGGACTACTACTCCGTTCGCCGTTGTTTTTATAGCTGCACGTTTTGCTTTTGTTGCACAAGCACTCATCCATAATGATTAAGTCCCCCCTTCAAAGGGGCTGAAGTTTAGTCAGTTTTTGTTAGGCTATTATGCTTCCTGGAAGTGCCTCGACTGTGATTTCAGACATTAATTTCAGGGAACAAAAAGCTCTCGCCTGTCATGTGGGCTCAGTCAAATCTCTTTATCCTCCCCGTGTTTATCGACATGCATCTGTGTTTGCCCAAgcctttttcttaaataaaaaaaaaaaagattatttccACGGCGAATCACATCAAAACCTTCCCGCCAAGCCGAACAGTCTCCTGATGCACTGGAGAAGAATGCTAATGAAACAGTAGAACGGCGGACAGGCTCGCTCAGGTTTTTTGTGGCTGTATCATTAACAGCAAGGAGAGACCTCTGCGCCCGCGGGGCATGTTTGATAATGTTCTCTGCGGTCCCTGGGCGCGGGCCGAGGCAGAGTTTTACAGGGCTAACCTGTTCTCTCCTTCGCTCCCTCAGGATTACTGCGCCAGTAAGTTCGGTGCCATCGGGTTCCACGAGTCACTGAGCCATGAGCTGAAGGCCTCGGAGAAGGAGGGCATCAACATGACGCTGGTGTGCCCTTACCTGGTCGACACGGGAATGTTCAAAGGCTGCAGGATAAGGTTAGTTTCAACACATGTAATTGTGTAGCGcagctttttaaaagctttattGCACCTGGGATGAGCTTGTCATCTGTAATTTTCAGCATATAAAACTGCCTCGCAAACACCTTTTGAAgttcaaagcagcagcagctgatggtTTGTGTTACAGCGATATTATAAAGTCACTTGTATGCCATTGGTTGGTGCTCTGCTTAGACAAAGACTTTCCCAGGGGAAAACCTTGCCAACAGGTGCACCTGGGCTAAcacccccccccaacccccttctgctgctgtaataGTCCTCACTTTGTTTGATGGTTACAGTCAGCAGGTGGCATGTTCTTTGGCTTTACTGTCCCTCCGCTTCGGAGCAATCACTATTACTGTGCGCAAGAACCTTTTTAACCAGTATCACCTTATTTATGgatttactaaaaaaaaaaaaagtcttttccactccagtttttttaatgatttcaaTCTAATTTATTTGGCTTTTTAAACAAATTTCAAATGTTGGTCAGTTTTAGcaaattaacaattaatttgTGGTCTACAACTgaaatttttaatttcctttggaagtgttctctgggcttacctaagcacaaatgtgaatatattttcAAAATTGGTCAAACAGTtcggctgaaaagtgagtttgtttttttcttatttagtCTTTGGGCATTTGGGAC
Coding sequences:
- the rdh10a gene encoding retinol dehydrogenase 10-A, encoding MMIIIAEFFVVILKVLWAMMTAGAKWVVRPKEKSVAGQVCVITGAGSGLGRLFAKEFARRRAILVLWDINSQSNEETAEMVRQIYHELDTPITKDGPVGGVEEVPPFQPQVYTYVCDVGKRESVYSTAEKVRREVGEVDILINNAGVVSGHHLLECPDELIERTMVVNCHAHFWTTKAFLPKMLELNHGHIVTVASSLGLFSTAGVEDYCASKFGAIGFHESLSHELKASEKEGINMTLVCPYLVDTGMFKGCRIRKEIEPFLPPLKPEFCVKQAMRAILTDQPMICTPRIVYMVNFMKSILPFEAIVCMYRFLGADKCMYPFLAQRKEAMNNNEAKNGI